One segment of Rosa chinensis cultivar Old Blush chromosome 6, RchiOBHm-V2, whole genome shotgun sequence DNA contains the following:
- the LOC121049968 gene encoding UPF0496 protein At5g66675-like: protein MVIKSVESFIEICATFSWVLRDLFKCFGMWRLGVTVATDDKFIGNHAFGQSFQEVCKKNADLQSWDTDLKTHAEEILKTFKGKGGLSIDSWKPFTLYAWYSNKKIVQAILEFKEDITKGKGISKKKKRNEERVNILADKYIKNSSNMLDFLSEMENFLMLVHNSHSNIATVIQKYFKIHNEMSGAEFYGMITDKLKKLKDSDNTFDHFAENLLKKAVSLKSQHEEMIHNLQVEIIKLSKKEKHAKSWKNVAYMIFVGAVVVWFVWLLPEL from the exons ATGGTGATCAAGAGTGTGGAATCCTTTATTGAGATTTGTGCAACATTTTCTTGGGTCTTGCGTGATCTATTTAAATGTTTTGGTATGTGGAGATTGGGGGTCACAGTTGCGACTGATGACAAGTTTATCGGGAACCATGCCTTTGGCCAG TCATTTCAAGAAGTTTGCAAGAAAAATGCAGACTTGCAATCGTGGGACACAGACCTCAAAACCCATGCAGAAGAGATCTTGAAAACCTTCAAGGGTAAAGGAGGTCTCTCGATTGATTCTTGGAAACCATTCACACTCTATGCGTGGTATTCAAACAAGAAGATTGTGCAAGCAATCTTGGAATTCAAGGAAGATATAACTAAAGGGAAGGGGATtagtaagaagaagaagagaaatgaagaaagagTGAACATCCTGGCTGACAAGTATATTAAGAATAGCTCAAACATGCTGGATTTCCTTTCTGAAATGGAAAACTTCCTCATGCTTGTTCATAATAGCCATTCAAATATTGCAACAGTGATTCAAAAGTACTTTAAGATCCACAATGAAATGAGTGGAGCTGAGTTCTACGGGATGATTACGGATAAATTAAAAAAGCTCAAGGACTCTGATAATACCTTTGACCATTTTGCTGAAAACTTGCTCAAAAAGGCAGTAAGTTTGAAGAGCCAGCATGAAGAAATGATTCATAATTTGCAAGTCGAAATCATTAAACTTAGTAAGAAGGAGAAACACGCGAAATCATGGAAGAACGTCGCATATATGATATTTGTAGGCGCTGTGGTAGTGTGGTTCGTTTGGCTATTGCCTGAATTGTGA
- the LOC112170957 gene encoding UPF0496 protein At4g34320 produces MGRVQAKPESGRAGLERKTSLAKVVPINAESRPTGDLCKDFEDLMRSYQADCKDDKDLQDFDAELSSSAKEVFCSTGFDRLEKYLKYLKDSDEKMKEVILSSITQIREAEDVQAMTENEKILDDLIKMYTNNSGQTHQLCGAELRIFIDSARAVHSCITNVLERGVSKKFNESVRKYRLDAEAVAAKVKSLRDQHTDMLHQLKDQIQKCDKKLERTRTLKKVVNVVFIGMLSGLFVCTIMAAAMAAPPVASALTTHPCIAGVIAGGAVGYACSSVLKEGRHWLLTLIQDCESTLEAHKGVIQSMEAGTGVAIKELDDIICLVEKVIAKGNDPVLSNLCSANDKGRVDVEIDEKEIIEKKRTEFHQAIEELDKKREDCLRVVEKASKKVQREYDELKRSPVLKTKIKK; encoded by the coding sequence ATGGGCCGTGTTCAAGCAAAGCCAGAGAGCGGACGTGCCGGTTTGGAGCGAAAGACATCCCTTGCTAAGGTTGTTCCCATCAATGCCGAATCAAGGCCAACTGGCGACCTCTGCAAGGATTTTGAAGACTTGATGAGATCGTATCAGGCGGATTGCAAAGATGACAAAGACTTGCAAGACTTCGACGCCGAACTCAGCTCCAGCGCCAAAGAAGTCTTCTGCAGTACCGGTTTTGATCGGCTTGAGAAATACCTAAAGTATCTGAAGGATTCCGACGAGAAGATGAAGGAGGTAATCTTGTCATCCATAACACAGATACGTGAGGCAGAGGATGTGCAGGCGATGACGGAGAATGAGAAGATCTTAGATGATTTGATCAAAATGTACACCAACAATAGCGGGCAGACGCATCAACTCTGCGGAGCGGAATTGCGAATTTTCATCGACTCGGCTCGTGCGGTCCATTCATGCATTACAAATGTGCTTGAGAGGGGAGTGTCGAAGAAGTTCAACGAGTCTGTGAGGAAGTATCGCCTTGATGCTGAAGCAGTAGCTGCAAAAGTGAAATCCCTGCGCGACCAACACACAGACATGCTTCACCAGTTGAAAGATCAAATTCAGAAGTGTGATAAGAAGCTGGAGCGTACTCGTACTTTAAAGAAGGTCGTAAATGTGGTGTTCATAGGTATGTTGTCTGGTCTGTTTGTTTGCACCATCATGGCGGCGGCTATGGCTGCTCCGCCAGTTGCGTCAGCCTTGACCACTCATCCATGTATTGCCGGAGTTATTGCTGGTGGTGCCGTTGGTTATGCTTGTTCGTCAGTATTAAAAGAGGGACGACACTGGCTTCTCACTTTGATTCAAGATTGTGAATCAACTCTGGAGGCACATAAGGGTGTAATTCAGTCGATGGAAGCCGGAACCGGAGTCGCCATTAAAGAGTTGGATGACATCATTTGTCTTGTTGAGAAGGTCATTGCAAAGGGGAATGATCCAGTGTTGTCCAATTTATGCTCTGCAAATGATAAGGGAAGAGTAGATGTGGAAATTGATGAGAAAGAGATTATTGAAAAAAAGCGGACAGAGTTTCACCAAGCAATTGAGGAATTGGACAAGAAAAGAGAGGACTGCCTCAGGGTTGTAGAGAAGGCAAGCAAAAAGGTTCAAAGGGAATATGACGAATTGAAGAGGAGCCCAGTGTTAAAGACGAAGATCAAGAAATAG